In Spinacia oleracea cultivar Varoflay chromosome 5, BTI_SOV_V1, whole genome shotgun sequence, a single window of DNA contains:
- the LOC110799286 gene encoding protein PHYTOCHROME KINASE SUBSTRATE 3-like yields the protein MATAIFSPYKANEGVVTYPRDASFSSYLDTTERDFVRTLAKSVNNSPSPTRETSSPRISSVGRNLSRVQRSGESDVFRAERYFNEKISDKKGGRSHVVQKRDNGHPHRREKIRDDFLQRKSSRSNISSSVKSPTPSLKSEVSFNSQIGFLLLPKKGSVGHKIFSGFQCKGSCLSKKSVYTHQQMVQSSSPKLYQGNGNRNGNENRKSRLSDQDQEHFAFPIIDTTTLHLNRSRKSMEVFGSIHHQLGKEEIEQNLERKLSILAWDAIPTSPTTTTSCTPPFTISLAKKTSQDDEDVCCSDASSDLFEIETLSGVPGSPTSTPYAPSEGSIEWSVVTASAVDNFSTFSDEHEFTFPRERERERERERSKNNTMEKRKMQIRSSNSGSGMFLGCTSHKALDVVRNYNQHD from the coding sequence ATGGCGACGGCGATATTCTCACCTTATAAGGCCAATGAGGGCGTTGTAACCTACCCTCGAGATGCATCGTTCTCCTCATACCTTGATACAACTGAGAGGGACTTTGTTCGAACCCTAGCTAAATCGGTTAATAATAGTCCCTCTCCAACTCGAGAAACTTCCTCCCCACGTATATCTAGCGTGGGGAGGAATCTTTCTCGAGTTCAGAGAAGTGGTGAGTCGGATGTGTTTAGGGCCGAGAGATACTTCAACGAGAAGATCAGTGATAAGAAAGGCGGAAGGAGTCATGTCGTCCAAAAAAGGGATAATGGACATCCTCATAGAAGAGAGAAAATTAGGGATGATTTTTTACAAAGGAAGTCATCAAGAAGTAATATTAGTAGTAGTGTTAAGTCACCAACCCCAAGCCTTAAATCCGAAGTAAGTTTTAATAGCCAAATTGGTTTTTTATTACTTCCAAAGAAAGGAAGTGTTGGCCATAAAATTTTCTCTGGCTTTCAATGTAAAGGTTCTTGTTTGAGCAAGAAATCTGTTTACACTCACCAACAAATGGTTCAATCCTCTTCTCCAAAGTTGTACCAAGGGAATGGGAATCGGAATGGGAATGAGAATAGGAAAAGCCGGCTTTCCGACCAAGATCAAGAACACTTTGCATTCCCCATCATAGACACAACAACGCTTCACTTAAACCGGTCTAGGAAATCTATGGAGGTGTTTGGATCAATCCATCACCAACTAGGAAAGGAAGAAATAGAACAAAACCTCGAAAGGAAGCTTTCGATCCTAGCATGGGACGCGATCCCTACTTCCCCTACTACCACTACGAGTTGTACACCTCCATTCACAATTTCATTAGCAAAGAAAACTAGTCAAGATGATGAAGATGTGTGTTGTAGTGATGCAAGCTCGGATCTTTTCGAAATAGAAACACTTTCCGGTGTTCCCGGTAGCCCAACATCAACCCCTTATGCTCCTAGTGAAGGGAGCATAGAGTGGAGTGTGGTTACTGCTAGCGCGGTTGATAACTTCTCCACTTTTTCAGATGAACACGAATTCACCTTCCCtagggaaagggaaagggaaagggaaagggaaagaaGTAAGAACAACACCATGGAGAAGAGAAAGATGCAAATAAGGAGCTCAAATTCTGGTAGTGGGATGTTCTTAGGGTGTACAAGTCACAAAGCTTTAGATGTTGTAAGGAATTACAACCAACATGATTAA